One genomic region from Spirosoma sp. KCTC 42546 encodes:
- a CDS encoding CHRD domain-containing protein, translating to MKLQNITYSILTLLALGLPFLSCSNNDENPTITSTTTKLTATLTGAAEKPSSTSSTATGTFAGVIDESTRVLSYTVNYTGPFTASLTAGHLHRITNTTALTGGVEIPFTSLTNPIIGTFQLANQNRVDSLKNGFYYANLHTTTYPAGEIRGDIKKQ from the coding sequence ATGAAACTTCAGAACATTACCTATTCCATTTTAACGCTCCTTGCCTTAGGACTTCCTTTCCTGTCCTGTAGCAATAACGATGAAAACCCCACTATTACCTCAACCACAACCAAGCTTACTGCCACGTTAACCGGTGCGGCAGAGAAACCATCATCAACATCGTCTACGGCAACGGGTACATTTGCAGGCGTAATCGATGAATCAACCCGCGTTCTGAGCTATACAGTAAACTACACAGGGCCATTTACGGCTTCGTTAACAGCTGGACACCTGCACCGTATTACGAATACAACTGCATTAACGGGTGGGGTTGAAATCCCTTTTACGAGTTTAACTAATCCGATTATCGGGACATTCCAGTTGGCGAATCAGAATCGGGTAGACAGTCTTAAAAATGGCTTCTACTATGCCAATTTACACACAACTACCTATCCCGCTGGTGAAATTCGGGGAGATATCAAAAAGCAATAG
- a CDS encoding Hsp20/alpha crystallin family protein, giving the protein MYNKHAFQSEHKGGCGPMGRGKFGPWGRGKFGGFWGGPMFGRHGGGFHQVPVNIEETDAEYTISLFAAALVKENVKLTVKDDVLTVSYQGNDQSEANEQADTGKYTYQEYGNRSFERSFRLNDKVLTENITASYADGVLKVVLPKNPATNKPAQTITVA; this is encoded by the coding sequence ATGTATAATAAACACGCATTTCAATCAGAACATAAAGGTGGTTGCGGTCCAATGGGCCGGGGTAAATTTGGCCCTTGGGGGCGCGGTAAATTCGGCGGATTCTGGGGCGGACCAATGTTTGGCCGTCACGGGGGGGGCTTCCACCAGGTGCCCGTCAATATTGAAGAGACTGACGCCGAGTATACCATCTCCCTCTTCGCAGCCGCTCTGGTAAAAGAGAATGTAAAACTAACCGTAAAAGACGATGTGCTTACGGTTTCCTATCAGGGCAATGATCAATCGGAAGCCAATGAGCAAGCAGATACGGGTAAGTATACCTATCAGGAATATGGTAACCGGTCGTTCGAGCGGTCGTTCCGGCTCAATGATAAAGTTCTCACCGAAAACATCACGGCCAGTTATGCCGATGGTGTCCTGAAAGTAGTTCTGCCCAAGAATCCGGCAACTAATAAGCCAGCCCAGACTATCACTGTGGCGTAA
- the uraD gene encoding 2-oxo-4-hydroxy-4-carboxy-5-ureidoimidazoline decarboxylase: MTLPELNQLPIPQLKEALFTCCGSTTWVNELANLFPFETKESLFEQAEVIWFSLAESDWREAFGHHPKIGDINSLREKYASTASWAEGEQAGVSTASVSVLEMLAEGNQFYEEKFGYIFIVCATGKSAEEMLNRLESRLLNSPEDELQIAMQEQNKITKLRLEKLLVS; this comes from the coding sequence ATGACACTGCCTGAATTAAATCAACTGCCAATCCCTCAACTAAAAGAGGCTCTGTTTACTTGCTGTGGATCAACGACATGGGTGAACGAGCTGGCCAACTTGTTCCCGTTTGAGACCAAAGAAAGTCTGTTTGAACAGGCTGAGGTTATCTGGTTTTCCCTAGCTGAAAGCGACTGGCGGGAAGCCTTCGGCCATCATCCCAAAATAGGCGACATTAATTCCCTGCGCGAAAAGTACGCGTCAACGGCATCCTGGGCCGAGGGTGAACAGGCGGGCGTTTCGACGGCGTCGGTGAGTGTTTTGGAAATGTTAGCCGAAGGGAATCAATTTTATGAAGAAAAGTTTGGCTATATTTTTATCGTTTGCGCCACCGGAAAATCGGCCGAAGAAATGCTGAATAGACTGGAGTCGAGGTTACTGAATTCGCCGGAAGACGAACTCCAGATTGCGATGCAGGAGCAGAATAAAATCACTAAACTTCGGTTGGAAAAACTTCTGGTTTCATGA
- a CDS encoding M20 family metallo-hydrolase: MNINPARLQHFFEVSSELGKIGETGMCRPAHSALEKKMFEHAKGWMEAAGLTVRIDSFGNLIGRLAGKNPDAPILMTGSHLDTQPYGGRFDGIAGVLCAIEAVCTIAGQGIVPETSIDVIAFADEESWRFNKGLFGSRGILGKLEAGELQRKDKDGITREQALLDFGCDITRFKEDEYAPGSIRCFLELHIEQGPVLDQSNKPIGIVSGIAGPLLMSLQLKGMAGHAGSVPMPLRKDALVGAAKVVVAVNEIASQFAPAPTVGTVGTLNVFPASRNIIPETVSMTMEFRDIDMERRNTCERQLNEAIADITQTHNLSYELTVDTDIKSSYCADWIKDTIRASCMELGLDAPELVSGPFHDALVMSEACDYGMIFVRCKDGISHNPLEYASYEDLALGSEVLYQTILKIVG, encoded by the coding sequence ATGAACATCAACCCAGCACGTCTACAGCATTTCTTTGAAGTTTCGAGTGAGCTCGGAAAAATTGGCGAAACCGGTATGTGTCGACCGGCTCATTCGGCTTTGGAAAAAAAGATGTTTGAGCACGCCAAAGGCTGGATGGAAGCCGCTGGATTGACAGTGCGCATCGATAGCTTTGGTAATTTAATTGGTCGGCTTGCTGGCAAAAATCCGGATGCGCCAATTTTAATGACGGGCTCACATCTGGATACACAACCCTACGGAGGGCGTTTTGATGGGATAGCAGGCGTGTTATGCGCGATTGAAGCCGTCTGTACCATTGCCGGGCAGGGTATTGTTCCCGAAACCAGTATCGATGTCATTGCCTTTGCTGATGAAGAGAGCTGGCGATTCAATAAAGGCCTTTTTGGGTCGAGAGGTATTCTGGGGAAACTGGAAGCCGGGGAGCTACAACGAAAAGACAAAGACGGTATAACCCGCGAGCAGGCCCTGCTTGACTTTGGCTGCGACATTACCAGATTTAAGGAGGACGAATATGCCCCCGGCAGCATTCGGTGTTTTTTAGAGCTGCACATCGAGCAGGGTCCAGTGCTGGATCAATCCAATAAACCCATCGGTATTGTAAGCGGCATTGCTGGCCCGCTGTTGATGAGCCTACAGTTGAAAGGCATGGCCGGACACGCCGGTTCGGTACCAATGCCCCTCAGAAAGGACGCGCTGGTAGGGGCGGCCAAAGTAGTGGTGGCCGTCAACGAGATCGCATCGCAGTTTGCACCCGCGCCTACGGTGGGTACCGTTGGAACGTTGAACGTATTTCCAGCATCCCGGAACATTATTCCCGAGACTGTCAGCATGACCATGGAGTTCAGGGACATCGATATGGAGCGTCGCAATACCTGCGAGCGTCAATTAAACGAAGCCATTGCTGACATTACGCAAACACATAACTTATCCTACGAGCTGACCGTCGATACGGATATAAAATCAAGCTACTGTGCCGATTGGATTAAAGATACCATCCGTGCCAGTTGTATGGAATTAGGTCTGGATGCCCCCGAACTGGTTAGTGGCCCATTTCACGATGCCCTGGTGATGTCGGAAGCCTGCGATTATGGAATGATTTTTGTGCGCTGTAAAGACGGAATCAGTCACAATCCGCTAGAGTATGCATCGTACGAAGATCTGGCGTTAGGGAGCGAAGTGCTATACCAGACAATTCTGAAAATTGTTGGTTGA
- the uraH gene encoding hydroxyisourate hydrolase gives MSAITTHILDTTRGQPAEAVSIVLYHQQREWIEIARGVTNSDGRISNLLPKETVLPTGTYKLRFETGAYFEQLGVATFYPFIEITFAITTGEHYHVPLLVNPFGYSTYRGS, from the coding sequence ATGAGCGCTATAACCACCCACATCCTCGATACAACCCGCGGTCAACCCGCAGAAGCCGTGAGTATTGTCTTATACCATCAACAGCGGGAATGGATAGAAATCGCCCGCGGGGTAACTAATTCAGATGGCCGGATTAGTAATTTACTACCCAAAGAAACGGTCTTGCCAACGGGTACCTATAAATTGCGTTTTGAAACGGGTGCCTATTTCGAACAACTGGGCGTGGCAACCTTTTATCCATTTATCGAAATTACCTTCGCCATTACCACCGGCGAGCATTACCATGTCCCCTTGTTAGTAAACCCATTTGGTTATTCGACCTATCGAGGGTCGTGA
- a CDS encoding CotH kinase family protein, giving the protein MKNNPHPFIKRLINVLLTSLFVVQGFSSTAQQLYINELMASNARTITDASGSYEDWFEIYNPNSTTVNIAGYYLSDNATLTKYRLPTGSSQTIIPANGFLLVWASDVTSRGPLHVGFKLSADGEMLSLVRPDGITVVDQVTFGPQRTDVSWGRKPDGSTTWLYFQRTNSINNTSPGASNNTKTGYASVQSAPVFSQVGGFYPSGFSLSITSSDPTATIYYTLDGSEPDPASPGPNTYQYKNNYAEHPGQGNGALLNGSYQSLTYSSPLSISDQTSSPNKVSIKSSTFNSSPYYAPTTPVFKGTVVRAVAYKANALISDIVSETYFIAPATRYGNLPVISISTNEKSLFAYSNGIYTAGSTFESWRATNPTAETIFCTPGNFSNTGDNWERPAHVQFFLNGSSILNQRVDIAINGGCSRSVPRKAVRLYGDDDFSYPFFSNRPINQFYNRLLLRSGGNDWDFTTLIDSYMQTMVRHLPFETQSNRPSVVFMNGEYWGVHNLMERYDQYYLNRNFNVDPDSVDVIKFDYGAYVADNGDLTKFYALKDHFVGSPTIDYTFVNTQMDVESFSDYQISEIYSGNFDWPYNNQQLWRKRTSQYLPNAPKGHDGRFRWMMNDMDWTLGAGNGYTSNSLDRATSTSGYGTDVTEYTRFLRRLLEVTTYKSYFINRFADLLNTTFNPTRTTDLLTTFQQDYQPYMDEHFARWKTGNSVTKWLTNMNTVRTFLQQRPAAVRDHMRARFGLSANRTITLAVSDATQGYVKINTIDILPTTVGVATNPYPWSGVYFQGNTVRVVAKPRVGYRFIAWQENGATISTDTAYSFNPTTNRVLTALFDIDNAFVGKPSAFRLSTCEYRFDNFSPTTPAGTYPPNMHFVSMNQEDPTLSATFALADTVKGAYNLTSATRINGLNTDGVAFINTGSAPAGYVATALGGMVLALRTTNLTEATVQWTGGTVVPNPRQYKIRLRYRIGNSGPFTDLTDGANNPVEYVRNATAGHSQVIGPVALPAALLNKPYIQLVWQYYYTGVGISGARDQLRIDNIIISRGGCQSISSGSWHTASTWGCGRVPSVCDDVVIKNGHVVTVSINGATSRSIRFETTGQLQYLNDSASVFLDNH; this is encoded by the coding sequence ATGAAAAATAATCCACATCCTTTTATAAAACGGTTAATTAATGTGCTACTGACCTCTTTGTTCGTTGTACAAGGTTTTTCCAGTACAGCTCAGCAACTGTACATCAATGAACTAATGGCTTCCAATGCCCGAACCATTACCGACGCTTCGGGTTCGTATGAAGACTGGTTTGAGATCTATAATCCGAACTCCACAACTGTTAACATTGCGGGCTATTATCTTTCCGACAATGCTACCTTAACAAAATATCGCCTGCCTACGGGATCGTCGCAGACCATTATTCCGGCCAACGGCTTTCTGTTGGTATGGGCTAGTGATGTTACCAGCCGGGGGCCACTACATGTTGGCTTCAAGCTTTCTGCCGATGGAGAAATGCTTAGTTTGGTACGACCGGATGGCATTACGGTCGTTGATCAGGTAACGTTTGGCCCGCAGCGTACCGATGTTTCCTGGGGACGAAAGCCCGACGGCTCAACTACCTGGCTTTATTTTCAGCGTACTAATTCTATTAACAATACCAGCCCAGGGGCGAGCAATAATACCAAGACTGGCTACGCTAGCGTTCAGAGTGCGCCGGTTTTCTCGCAGGTGGGGGGCTTCTACCCGTCCGGTTTTAGTTTGAGTATCACCTCGTCTGATCCCACAGCTACCATTTACTATACGCTGGATGGTTCAGAACCCGATCCTGCCAGCCCCGGCCCCAATACCTATCAGTATAAAAATAACTACGCTGAACACCCTGGACAGGGCAATGGAGCACTGTTGAACGGGAGCTACCAGTCATTAACGTATTCCAGCCCTTTATCGATTAGCGACCAAACCAGTTCGCCTAATAAAGTATCTATTAAATCATCTACATTCAATTCGTCACCTTATTACGCGCCAACTACGCCGGTTTTTAAGGGAACTGTAGTAAGGGCGGTGGCTTATAAGGCAAATGCACTGATAAGCGACATTGTGTCGGAAACGTATTTTATTGCGCCTGCAACACGATACGGAAATCTGCCGGTTATCTCAATCAGTACCAATGAGAAATCGTTATTTGCCTATTCGAACGGTATCTATACGGCTGGCTCAACATTCGAAAGCTGGCGAGCGACGAATCCAACAGCCGAAACTATTTTCTGTACACCTGGTAACTTTTCAAACACGGGAGATAACTGGGAGCGGCCGGCACACGTTCAGTTTTTTCTGAATGGCAGTTCGATCCTTAATCAACGAGTGGATATTGCTATCAATGGTGGTTGCTCACGGTCTGTTCCGCGCAAAGCTGTGCGACTATACGGTGACGACGATTTCAGTTATCCATTTTTCAGCAATCGACCTATCAATCAGTTTTACAATCGATTATTGCTCCGTAGTGGTGGTAACGACTGGGATTTTACGACCCTGATCGATTCGTACATGCAGACAATGGTGCGGCATCTACCCTTCGAGACCCAATCGAACCGGCCCAGTGTTGTGTTTATGAATGGCGAATATTGGGGTGTTCATAACCTAATGGAAAGGTATGATCAATACTATCTGAATCGAAACTTCAACGTTGACCCAGATAGTGTTGATGTGATTAAATTCGATTATGGGGCCTACGTTGCTGACAACGGTGATCTGACAAAATTTTACGCCCTTAAAGATCACTTTGTAGGGTCACCTACCATCGATTATACGTTTGTGAATACCCAAATGGATGTAGAGAGTTTTTCGGATTATCAGATTTCTGAAATCTATTCAGGAAATTTCGATTGGCCCTACAACAATCAGCAACTCTGGCGCAAACGAACCAGTCAGTATCTGCCCAATGCACCTAAAGGCCATGATGGTCGTTTCCGCTGGATGATGAACGATATGGACTGGACACTGGGCGCAGGGAACGGATATACGTCCAATTCGCTTGATCGCGCCACTTCAACTTCTGGTTATGGTACTGACGTTACTGAGTACACACGCTTTTTGCGTCGGCTATTGGAGGTGACTACCTACAAATCGTACTTCATTAACCGCTTTGCCGACCTGCTGAATACAACCTTTAACCCTACCCGAACCACCGATCTACTCACTACGTTTCAGCAGGATTATCAACCCTATATGGATGAACATTTTGCCCGATGGAAGACCGGCAACTCGGTTACTAAGTGGCTTACGAATATGAATACAGTCCGTACATTCCTGCAGCAACGCCCGGCCGCTGTACGTGATCACATGCGCGCCCGATTTGGTCTTAGTGCTAATCGGACTATTACCCTGGCAGTGTCTGATGCTACACAGGGCTATGTTAAAATCAATACAATCGACATTTTGCCTACTACCGTCGGTGTAGCCACTAACCCGTATCCCTGGAGTGGCGTCTATTTTCAGGGTAACACGGTTCGGGTTGTTGCCAAACCGCGTGTTGGATACCGATTTATTGCCTGGCAGGAGAACGGAGCTACCATTTCGACCGACACTGCCTATAGTTTCAATCCCACCACTAACCGAGTCCTCACTGCCCTGTTTGATATTGATAATGCGTTTGTTGGTAAACCATCCGCATTCAGACTAAGTACTTGCGAGTATCGATTTGATAATTTCTCGCCCACTACGCCAGCAGGCACCTATCCGCCTAACATGCATTTTGTGAGTATGAACCAGGAAGACCCGACTCTTTCGGCTACGTTTGCGCTAGCCGACACGGTGAAAGGGGCTTACAACCTTACCAGCGCAACACGTATAAATGGGTTGAATACAGACGGAGTCGCCTTTATCAATACTGGTAGTGCTCCAGCCGGTTATGTTGCAACCGCGTTGGGCGGTATGGTACTGGCACTGCGTACCACCAATCTGACCGAAGCCACTGTGCAATGGACTGGCGGTACCGTTGTACCCAACCCGCGCCAATACAAGATTCGACTCCGGTACCGAATTGGTAATTCAGGCCCCTTTACGGATTTGACAGACGGGGCCAATAATCCTGTTGAATACGTTCGTAATGCAACAGCGGGCCACAGTCAGGTAATCGGACCAGTGGCTCTGCCAGCGGCACTGCTTAATAAGCCGTATATTCAACTCGTATGGCAGTACTACTACACAGGAGTAGGCATCTCAGGCGCACGAGATCAGTTGCGAATTGATAATATAATCATAAGCCGGGGAGGCTGCCAGAGTATATCGTCGGGAAGTTGGCACACGGCCAGTACCTGGGGTTGTGGGCGAGTGCCGAGTGTATGTGATGATGTCGTGATCAAAAACGGACATGTGGTGACGGTGAGTATAAACGGCGCAACGTCCCGTAGTATTCGCTTTGAGACGACAGGGCAGTTGCAGTATCTGAACGACAGTGCGTCAGTCTTTTTAGACAATCACTAA